One genomic segment of Naumovozyma castellii chromosome 9, complete genome includes these proteins:
- the SYP1 gene encoding Syp1p (ancestral locus Anc_1.151) encodes MSHERTKYADSILISKQPYEATETIRIRLSQAKLINKNFYLFFKEVADLKKSYSQQLRKIIAENEDLNKLLNQQMLQNQVLTPEEMQNFKFNSLGEFQPLWNTVMEELKTDLNANVEFQHVLQQQVVSALKDSTENNSNWSESKRLHSKLSQIAASIEYYSKNQNDNNNNNKLEDANRQWGAEAPYLFELFETIDFNRLQILKDCLLRYQTGFSDYLLNTTGQCETVMAKLLEFDPELEIDRFAQQAAQYDFTTITDHNEFNKKITQQQQQQQSKARIASNGTNASSPHKEKRKSTFGNLGHRFTSSSTVLHHDLLNNEFSDSTNNPTLKNKKSSHKLRSRMGSIFGKNLLGGNKNRKSQYGENSKSKVAEKENQRPKSNSISTSNSNSNSRIPSSSNVNNNGNNSRRGTFTSTASSENFKKAQQQQQQQQQQQVSNNNRFSTQPPVDNRNDMIREEPRNVSSQPYQSQQPLPENSNGISMAQAPLQPQMKNKPLPNEPSSNPYGLPPVQEQGQAVNEDRPLHIHAPAPPPARKQTISRDSEIPATPAVPAQVAQVMPMQVTGELKELNPQATGSSSMLNGQSLFHHATLENSTFGLNASVAEVINATFKEGVLQDSQLVGEIAFTYIPNSVMNTPLPIGINLKIHNSDKFDKVILNQAFMERVDSEQYKINPEFIDSRSLGAIKYSIKSPLTPPIVVQPVWKFEPHQASVVLTVKMSPMVPAEIKQLVLNDFVVSVSIDGAETTSALSKPQGSFSKEKKRITWRFKEPFVINRDQESDRLIARFITQGVARESKNGVITKFVIRDHIKGVGSDLTLDAQELDVNDPFGGEWTPVNTSTTLTAGNYHGCS; translated from the coding sequence ATGTCTCACGAAAGAACGAAATATGCGGATAGCATCCTTATCTCAAAGCAACCTTATGAAGCCACGGAGACCATAAGGATTAGATTGTCCCAGGCCAAGTTGATCAATAAGAACTTctatttattctttaagGAAGTAgctgatttgaagaaatcatACTCCCAGCAATTGAGGAAGATTATCGCAGAAAACGAGGACCTAAACAAGCTTTTAAACCAACAAATGTTGCAAAATCAGGTGTTAACCCCTGAAGAGATGCAaaacttcaaatttaacTCATTGGGGGAATTTCAACCTCTTTGGAATACTGTCATGGAGGAACTCAAGACGGACTTAAATGCGAACGTGGAATTCCAACATGTATTACAACAACAAGTCGTTTCGGCCTTAAAGGATTCCACTGAAAATAACTCAAATTGGAGTGAAAGTAAGAGATTACATTCGAAATTGAGTCAAATTGCCGCGTctattgaatattattctaagaatcaaaatgataataataataacaataaattAGAAGATGCTAATAGACAATGGGGTGCTGAAGCTccttatttatttgaattgtttgaaaCTATTGACTTTAATAGattacaaatattgaaagattgtTTGTTGAGATATCAAACTGGATTTAGtgattatttattaaatactACAGGTCAATGTGAAACTGTTATGGCTAAATTACTAGAATTCGACCctgaattggaaattgatCGTTTTGCTCAACAAGCTGCTCAATATGATTTTACTACAATTACTGAtcataatgaatttaataaaaaaattactcagcagcaacaacagcagcagtCAAAGGCAAGAATTGCAAGCAACGGAACAAATGCTTCCTCGCCTCACAaggaaaagagaaagagtACATTTGGTAATTTGGGTCATCGTTTTACTTCTTCATCCACAGTGTTACATCAcgatttattaaataatgaattctCAGATTCAACAAACAATCcaacattgaagaataaaaaatcTTCCCATAAATTAAGATCAAGAATGGGGTCCATATTTGGTAAGAATTTATTAGGAGGTAataaaaatagaaaatcTCAATATGGAGAGAATTCTAAATCAAAAGTAGCAGAAAAGGAAAACCAACGACCAAAATCAAACTCAATTTCcacttcaaattcaaactcAAACTCAAGGATCCCATCTTCCTCCAAcgttaataataatggtaacAATAGTCGTCGTGGTACTTTCACTTCAACAGCAAGTTCTGAAAACTTTAAGAAAGCtcagcaacagcaacagcaacaacagcaacaacaggTCTCAAACAATAACAGATTCTCTACACAACCTCCAGTTGACAATAGAAACGATATGATAAGAGAAGAACCAAGAAATGTTTCTTCACAACCATACCAGAGCCAGCAGCCATTGCCTGAAAACTCAAACGGTATCTCTATGGCACAAGCACCATTGCAACCACAGATGAAGAACAAACCTTTACCTAATGAACCAAGTTCAAATCCATATGGTTTACCTCCTGTGCAAGAACAAGGACAAGCTGTAAATGAAGATAGACCATTACATATCCATGCACCTGCACCACCACCTGCTAGAAAGCAAACCATATCAAGGGATTCTGAAATTCCAGCAACGCCAGCAGTACCAGCACAAGTAGCTCAAGTTATGCCAATGCAAGTAACTGgtgaattgaaagaattgaatcCACAAGCTACTGGTTCCTCTAGTATGTTGAATGGACAATCTTTGTTCCACCATGCCACTTTGGAGAATTCTACATTTGGATTAAATGCTAGTGTTGCTGAAGTAATAAACGCTACTTTTAAGGAAGGTGTCTTACAAGATAGTCAATTAGTGGGTGAAATTGCCTTCACATATATTCCAAATTCAGTAATGAATACACCATTACCCATTGGAATTAATCTAAAGATTCACAATAGTGATAAATTTGACAAAGTTATATTGAATCAAGCCTTTATGGAAAGAGTTGATTCTGAACAATACAAGATTAACCCTGAGTTTATTGATTCTAGATCTTTAGGTGCAATTAAGTATTCTATTAAATCACCTCTAACACCACCTATTGTTGTTCAACCAGTTTGGAAATTTGAACCACATCAAGCCAGTGTTGTATTAACGGTGAAAATGTCGCCAATGGTGCCTGCagaaattaaacaattagtattgaatgattttgttgtttctgTTTCCATTGATGGTGCTGAAACCACAAGTGCATTGTCTAAACCACAAGGTTCATTCagtaaagaaaagaagagaattACATGGAGATTTAAGGAGCCATTTGTAATAAATAGAGATCAAGAAAGTGATAGATTAATTGCCAGATTTATTACTCAAGGTGTTGCCAGAGAATCCAAGAATGGTGTCATTACCAAATTTGTTATTCGTGATCATATTAAAGGTGTTGGTAGTGATTTAACTTTGGATGCTCAAGAATTGGATGTTAATGATCCATTTGGTGGTGAATGGACCCCAGTTAATACATCCACCACATTAACTGCCGGTAATTATCACGGATGTTCCTGA
- the SWE1 gene encoding tyrosine protein kinase SWE1 (ancestral locus Anc_1.149) encodes MHRLSDKLVELRSATGDAHHSESESDSDLDMFCENNNIIPNLFQDNSNNDTLKEEPQTIGENDQNSNNLKFYPYSNNRMTRSVATLNLSLSNQRLADLNLNLNLNAYSSPSKSSNIFNNGKPSTPLNKSPNKLKLYPIPTPFNFKNENEHRERSNTSSNSNNNNNTISYNIAKPDPNAFNPKGLISKTSNLSATYPNKIKIPNTPMKKSPRIDHTSLNTNTNDNDTEFTSIFNESFPSNNINNNTGLSFDTDENSLSKNLRNNILLQSPSLKRVPLIQISNNHQSAKKDYHSQLFDYPQLQFHSSNNDNNNKFKKIKKSRNSTILNNSDLTNTLQQFTDDLYGSTDLNTNNNNTSNPTSPSFFQNSTNNNDNNNSNVHYDEDNDPYEYDDLITTPTRRKSISILKQTPSSIKSIPPLINSPVLKRRYINATISTNPDSHLFEKFNNVHMIGSGQFSSVYQVTFAPTNKKYAVKAVKANKYNSLNRILQEIKILDEIRTSQLDLEGKEYVIDFISSWKYQGSFYIMSEYYDNGNLDSFLQEQIISKNTRLEDWRIWKIIVELSLALRFIHQTCHVVHLDLKPTNILITFEGNLKLADFGMAAHLPLRDQDFENEGDREYIAPEIISECIYDFKADIFSLGLMIVEIAANVVLPDNGNAWHKLRSGDLSDAGKLSSSNIHSESLFSSNNKVDTNLTDISSIDNNHNNDRSISQKRDMLCSGSSKIPPWVPKFLIDGTSLEKMVKWMIQPDYTRRPSADEILHTEECIYVEMTRKAGAVIQEDDFGPKPNFFA; translated from the coding sequence ATGCATCGCCTTTCTGATAAGCTTGTTGAGTTGCGTTCTGCAACCGGCGATGCTCATCATTCAGAATCAGAGTCAGACTCAGATCTCGATATGTTCTGcgaaaacaacaatataaTACCCAACCTCTTTCAGGATAATAGTAACAATGATACTCTGAAGGAAGAACCCCAAACAATAGGAGAAAACGACCAgaattccaataatttgaaGTTTTATCCATATTCCAATAATAGGATGACAAGAAGTGTAGCAAcattaaatctttcattgAGTAACCAAAGACTAgctgatttgaatttgaatctaAATTTGAATGCATACTCTTCTCCTTCGAAGTCCTCGaacatattcaataatgggAAACCGTCTACCCCTTTAAACAAGAGTCCTAACAAATTAAAACTTTACCCCATTCCAACTCctttcaacttcaaaaaTGAGAATGAACATCGAGAACGTTCGAATACTAGCAGTAATagtaataacaataataataccatTAGTTATAATATTGCAAAACCTGATCCAAATGCATTTAACCCGAAAGGTCTAATATCTAAAACATCAAATCTTTCTGCCACATATCCGAATAAGATAAAAATACCCAATACACCAATGAAAAAGTCTCCAAGAATTGATCATACTTCTCTCAATACAAACACCAACGATAATGACACAGAATTTACATCTATATTTAACGAATCTTTCCCAAGTAACAATATTAACAACAATACAGGGTTATCTTTTGATACAGATGAAAATTCGTTATCGAAAAATCTTAGAAATAATATACTCCTACAATCTccatctttgaaaagagTTCCATTAATACAAATATCAAATAACCATCAATCTGCAAAGAAGGATTATCATTCACAATTATTCGATTATCCACAATTACAATTCCATTCAAGTAATAatgacaataataataaatttaaaaagattaaaaaatcaagaaaCTCAACAATCTTAAACAACTCAGACTTAACCAATACTTTGCAGCAATTCACTGATGATCTTTATGGGTCAACTGATCTTAATaccaataacaataatactTCAAATCCAACGTCGCCGTCATTCTTCCAGAATAGCACAAATAACAACGACAATAACAATAGTAATGTTCATTACGATGAGGATAATGACCCCTACGAATATGATGATCTTATTACTACACCAACGCGACGCAAATCAATTTCTATCCTGAAACAAACACCGTCATCTATAAAGAGTATACCAcctttaataaattcacCAGTCTTGAAAAGAAGATACATTAATGCAACGATTTCAACAAATCCGGATTCTCATCTTTTCGAAAAATTTAACAATGTTCATATGATTGGTTCGGGTCAATTCTCCTCTGTATACCAGGTGACATTTGCACCAACAAATAAGAAATACGCAGTTAAGGCCGTTAAGgcaaataaatataactCCCTCAATAGAATCTTGCAAGAGATTAAAATACTGGATGAAATTAGAACTTCTCAGCTGGATCTGGAGGGGAAAGAATACGTTATTGATTTTATAAGTTCTTGGAAGTACCAAGGCTCATTTTATATCATGTCCGAATATTATGATAATGGGAACCTGGATTCGTTCTTACAGGAACAAATTATATCAAAAAATACAAGATTAGAGGATTGGAGAATTTGGAAGATCATTGTGGAGCTATCACTGGCGTTAAGATTTATTCATCAAACTTGTCATGTAGTCCATTTAGATTTAAAGCCTACTAACATCTTAATTACTTTTGAAGGTAATTTAAAGTTAGCAGATTTTGGAATGGCTGCTCATTTACCCTTAAGAGAtcaagattttgaaaatgaaggtGATAGAGAATACATCGCACCAGAGATTATATCAGAGTGCATTTACGACTTTAAGGCGgatatcttttctttaGGACTGATGATTGTGGAAATTGCCGCGAATGTTGTTCTTCCCGATAATGGTAATGCTTGGCATAAATTAAGATCTGGTGATCTATCAGATGCCGGGAAATTAAGTTCGTCAAATATACATTCagaatcattattttcatccaACAATAAAGTAGACACTAACCTAACCgatatttcatcaattgataataatcataataatGATAGGAGTATTTCTCAAAAAAGGGATATGCTTTGCAGTGGAAGCTCCAAGATCCCTCCTTGGGTTCCTAAATTCCTTATCGATGGAACATCCTTGGAGAAAATGGTTAAATGGATGATACAACCAGATTATACGAGACGCCCATCTGCTGACGAAATTCTACATACAGAAGAATGTATCTACGTTGAAATGACAAGGAAGGCAGGCGCTGTAATCCAAGAGGATGATTTCGGCCCCAAACCTAACTTCTTCGCTTAA
- the NCAS0I03030 gene encoding uncharacterized protein — MTDQFSLDHPLFPTDWELDAGDNRVKYATDQCKQKCICSKEEQIHKQELCHSFHLPWRFEDYYEVFIVKNRVLCELFEEFVYSSVAYNEEEHSYDFTGEMSYNVKEVIIVCGPYLSEVPYFVMVGDVRRTRSDKIIEKFGGIAAIKSLIKKEILDRKSRCAPFLSKKMYEKPEYFVERLVHPKLESTPLLFTNCSGYETAALQLYLQSVYGHLQANDANANCQTLQYALGKTYMTVDFHLGIRRHIKPAKKNVYEIVAKACYSGIMDQEIQRYLISIFKKNSMDIVWESELIPCGEIFHENVYITMEEAEGEIHYPGFEEAYIYGKIKDCDLTVLEYLPKYLDTWSKQQSVATNASLRRRKTAIN, encoded by the coding sequence ATGACTGATCAATTTTCACTGGACCATCCTCTATTTCCCACAGATTGGGAGTTAGACGCAGGTGACAATAGAGTAAAGTATGCGACAGACCAATGCAAACAAAAATGCATATGTTCTAAAGAAGAACAGATCCACAAACAAGAGTTGTGCCACTCATTCCACTTACCCTGGAGGTTTGAAGATTATTATGAAGTCTTTATTGTTAAGAACCGAGTATTAtgtgaattatttgaagaatttgtaTATTCTTCTGTTGCTTATAACGAGGAAGAACATTCATATGATTTTACAGGGGAAATGAGTTACAACGTGAAAGAAGTTATCATCGTATGTGGTCCCTATTTGAGTGAGGTGCCTTACTTTGTCATGGTTGGTGACGTACGACGTACTCGGAGTGATAAAATAATAGAGAAATTTGGAGGTATTGCTGCCATCAAGAGCTTAatcaagaaggaaattctTGATCGAAAATCAAGATGTGCCCCATTTCTATCAAAAAAGATGTATGAAAAACCAGAGTACTTTGTTGAACGCTTGGTACATCCTAAACTCGAATCAACACCACTGCTGTTTACAAATTGCTCTGGCTACGAGACTGCAGCATTACAACTTTATTTGCAATCTGTATATGGACACCTACAAGCGAATGATGCCAATGCAAATTGCCAAACTCTTCAGTATGCTTTGGGAAAGACATATATGACAGTTGATTTTCATTTGGGGATCCGCCGCCATATCAAACCAGCCAAGAAAAATGTGTATGAGATAGTTGCAAAAGCCTGCTATTCTGGCATAATGgatcaagaaattcaaagatatttaatttctattttcaaaaagaacTCGATGGATATTGTATGGGAATCAGAACTAATTCCTTGtggagaaatatttcatgAAAATGTATACATAACTATGGAGGAAGCAGAGGGAGAGATTCATTATCCTGGGTTTGAAGAAGCATATATATATGgcaaaattaaagattgtGATCTTACTGTGCTTGAATATCTTCCTAAATATCTAGATACGTGGTCCAAACAACAGAGCGTGGCGACTAATGCTAGCCTACGCAGAAGGAAAACCGCAATAAATTAG